In one Prosthecochloris aestuarii DSM 271 genomic region, the following are encoded:
- a CDS encoding RNA recognition motif domain-containing protein, whose amino-acid sequence MNIYIGNLDYGVTEEDLREAFGEFGDVSSANIITDKFTGRSKGFGFVEMSSSDDANEAIESLNDTDLNGRTIKVNEAKPRAERPARRYQY is encoded by the coding sequence ATGAACATTTACATTGGCAATCTGGATTACGGTGTTACAGAAGAAGATCTTCGTGAGGCCTTTGGCGAATTCGGTGATGTTTCAAGCGCAAACATCATAACTGACAAATTTACCGGCCGTTCAAAAGGCTTCGGTTTTGTTGAAATGTCGAGCAGTGATGACGCCAACGAAGCTATCGAATCTCTGAATGACACGGATCTCAATGGTCGCACCATCAAAGTTAACGAGGCAAAACCTCGTGCTGAGCGCCCTGCAAGACGTTACCAGTATTAA
- a CDS encoding cache domain-containing protein: MSSTLDRTTTEVLDRFADIDRSLSGAAAKLLQTGLSGPEAAAALNTLCSTSSSCVDCATISKAGSIIEVQPEQYKTVAGKTIADQPQVQTMLKRHIPVMSPMFRSVENVNAVDVEYPLIDAQGEFLGAVSMLFKPDTLLRPIIEKAVKGTDFNIWVVSPDGTMLYDRMSDHIGLNLFTAELYQPFPSLLKIGRQIAAEPEGRGSYSFYKPETKERVTKEAIWSTVSLYNTAWRVVIYRIAGQ, from the coding sequence ATGTCCAGCACTCTCGACCGGACAACAACGGAGGTTCTCGATCGCTTTGCCGACATCGACCGTTCTTTATCCGGTGCAGCGGCAAAACTTCTGCAAACCGGCCTTTCAGGACCTGAAGCAGCTGCAGCACTGAACACGCTCTGCTCTACATCGTCATCCTGCGTTGATTGTGCGACCATTTCCAAGGCAGGATCGATCATCGAAGTCCAGCCAGAACAGTACAAGACTGTTGCAGGCAAGACTATCGCCGACCAGCCGCAGGTACAAACAATGCTGAAACGTCATATTCCTGTCATGAGCCCGATGTTCCGGTCTGTTGAAAACGTCAACGCGGTCGATGTCGAGTATCCGCTTATCGATGCACAGGGAGAGTTCCTTGGCGCAGTAAGCATGCTCTTCAAACCCGATACACTTCTCCGACCAATCATTGAAAAGGCTGTTAAAGGTACTGACTTCAATATCTGGGTGGTCAGTCCTGACGGCACCATGCTCTATGATCGTATGAGTGACCATATCGGTCTTAACCTTTTCACGGCCGAGCTCTACCAGCCGTTTCCCTCTCTGCTGAAAATCGGAAGGCAGATCGCTGCAGAACCCGAAGGCAGAGGAAGCTACAGTTTTTATAAACCCGAAACGAAAGAACGTGTTACCAAAGAGGCCATCTGGTCTACCGTTTCACTCTATAACACAGCGTGGCGGGTAGTGATCTACAGGATAGCGGGACAATAA
- the lpdA gene encoding dihydrolipoyl dehydrogenase, which produces MNYDYDVTVIGGGAAGLTAAGVAASLGAKTALVEEKKLGGDCTWYGCIPSKTLLKAAKAAHTIRHAARFGIETHGEISINFETVMRRVHEVQQQIYQEADAPEIYEKMGVTVLYGKAAFVDEHTITIETGQSGISTLQSKNVIIATGSRPITPPIPGLEKVSYVTNEQLFSLKKQPRQLLILGAGPIGIEMGQAFCRLGSKVHVFDAEEHILPKDHPELTAILQKVLEQEGMTFHLQYRVTQVDEMDGIITVTAEEETTGRTIQLTGDALLVAAGRAANTENLNLEAAGVTTHKRGITVNQYCQTSRSHIYACGDVAGGMQFTHIAEHMAKIAAGTMLTHLPLQTDDRHIPWCSYTEPEIAHVGETEAELHARHAGHEVYRFPFNRIDRAITEDATEGWIRIYAAEFDGKIFGADILGAHAGELISEIGLAMRNGITLRQLSDTIHPYPSYALGNRRAADQWYVRKQSGTIVGLLQFFFGYQGQKPDTSDPDRIV; this is translated from the coding sequence ATGAACTACGACTATGATGTCACTGTCATCGGAGGCGGCGCTGCTGGTCTGACCGCCGCGGGTGTCGCCGCGTCACTTGGCGCAAAAACCGCCCTCGTCGAAGAAAAAAAACTCGGAGGAGACTGTACATGGTACGGTTGCATTCCAAGCAAAACGCTTTTGAAAGCCGCAAAAGCAGCTCACACTATTCGACATGCCGCTCGATTCGGCATCGAGACCCATGGAGAGATTTCCATCAATTTTGAGACTGTCATGAGAAGAGTCCATGAGGTGCAGCAACAAATCTACCAAGAAGCTGACGCCCCTGAAATCTATGAAAAAATGGGTGTCACCGTCTTATACGGAAAGGCCGCCTTCGTCGATGAACATACGATCACGATTGAAACCGGCCAGAGCGGAATAAGTACTCTGCAATCCAAAAACGTGATCATCGCAACCGGCAGTCGACCGATAACACCACCTATTCCAGGACTTGAGAAAGTCAGCTATGTGACAAATGAACAGTTGTTTTCCCTGAAAAAACAGCCTCGCCAGCTGCTGATACTCGGAGCCGGTCCGATCGGCATCGAAATGGGGCAGGCCTTTTGCCGTTTAGGCAGCAAAGTACACGTTTTTGATGCGGAGGAACACATTCTGCCGAAAGACCACCCGGAGCTTACTGCGATCCTTCAGAAAGTCCTCGAACAGGAAGGAATGACATTTCACCTGCAATACCGCGTGACCCAAGTCGATGAGATGGATGGCATCATAACGGTTACAGCGGAAGAAGAAACAACCGGCAGAACAATACAGCTCACAGGCGATGCACTTCTCGTCGCGGCAGGCAGAGCAGCAAATACGGAAAATCTTAACCTTGAGGCTGCCGGAGTGACCACGCACAAACGAGGAATCACGGTCAACCAATACTGCCAGACATCGCGCAGTCACATCTATGCGTGCGGCGATGTAGCCGGAGGCATGCAGTTTACCCATATTGCCGAACACATGGCAAAAATCGCTGCGGGCACCATGCTGACCCATCTGCCTCTGCAAACCGATGACCGCCATATTCCCTGGTGTAGCTATACTGAACCCGAAATTGCCCATGTGGGAGAAACCGAAGCGGAGCTGCATGCACGTCATGCCGGCCACGAGGTGTATCGTTTTCCGTTCAACCGGATCGATCGAGCCATTACGGAAGATGCAACAGAGGGATGGATCAGGATCTATGCGGCAGAGTTTGACGGGAAAATATTCGGCGCAGACATCCTCGGAGCGCATGCAGGAGAGCTGATCAGCGAAATAGGGCTTGCCATGCGCAACGGAATCACACTCCGTCAGCTTTCCGATACTATCCACCCCTACCCATCATATGCTCTTGGTAATCGAAGGGCTGCCGACCAGTGGTACGTTCGCAAACAGTCAGGAACAATTGTGGGGCTTCTGCAGTTCTTTTTCGGCTACCAGGGCCAAAAGCCCGATACCAGCGACCCCGACAGAATCGTATGA
- a CDS encoding SET domain-containing protein-lysine N-methyltransferase, with product MEPSLFSLFIIVFASGLGLGFIIGKSYRKHTEKQEIRLVRVGRSNVSGRGVFAINNIAQGDIIERCPVLELDENDVGGELMNYVFYGDDESTRLVAMGNGMLFNHSSFPNVGYYLDETPLGAELVIYALRNIRKDEELFYNYGDAWWTSRNMTDKN from the coding sequence ATGGAACCATCACTTTTCTCCCTTTTCATCATTGTTTTCGCGAGCGGTCTGGGACTCGGATTCATCATTGGAAAATCATACAGAAAACACACGGAAAAACAAGAGATCCGACTGGTACGAGTGGGGCGATCAAATGTGAGTGGCAGAGGCGTTTTCGCAATCAATAACATAGCACAGGGCGATATTATTGAGCGATGCCCCGTTCTTGAACTCGACGAAAACGATGTAGGCGGAGAACTGATGAACTATGTTTTTTACGGCGACGATGAATCAACACGGCTTGTCGCGATGGGCAACGGCATGCTGTTCAATCACTCGTCTTTCCCGAATGTAGGGTACTACCTGGACGAAACCCCGCTGGGGGCAGAGCTCGTCATCTATGCCTTGAGAAACATCAGAAAAGATGAAGAACTGTTTTACAACTACGGTGATGCCTGGTGGACCAGCCGTAACATGACGGATAAGAACTAA
- a CDS encoding iron-containing alcohol dehydrogenase, translating to MDNSAFTLLRQPNVIFGPGKVRLLPDLIAGYGRNVLVVTGVSTLEQSGVLGKLFEQLHSRSLQYGHLTVSREPHPELVDRAVSRYRESGIDVVVAIGGGSVIDAGKSVSAMLLKSDSIERYIEGLDGCIQHDGRKVPFIALPTTSGTGSEATNNAVISKVGVDGYKRSLRHPEFVPEIALVDPELMLGAPAGLTAASGMDAGTQLIEAFVSPGSCRFTDVVAWSGLEHFNRSFLRACTDGAGDIEVRSAMAYAALMSGIALANAGLGIVHGFASSVGGYCDIAHGVLCATLLASATKENILQLRQTGDNPEALTKYAAIGRLFSGCENLSQDGACDALVDTLLSWQEQLDFPRLSSYGLRSSDLESIASRTRSKNNAVELHRDQYMSILRARL from the coding sequence ATGGACAATTCTGCATTTACTCTTCTTCGTCAGCCCAATGTTATTTTTGGTCCGGGAAAGGTTCGGCTTCTCCCGGATCTTATTGCCGGTTACGGCAGAAATGTACTGGTCGTTACCGGTGTCAGCACTCTCGAGCAATCAGGAGTTCTTGGAAAACTTTTTGAGCAGCTACATTCCCGCTCTCTGCAGTATGGTCATCTGACGGTCTCACGGGAGCCTCATCCTGAACTCGTCGACCGTGCTGTCAGCCGCTACAGGGAGAGCGGGATTGATGTTGTTGTTGCTATCGGAGGAGGGAGCGTTATTGATGCCGGCAAATCGGTTTCTGCAATGCTGCTGAAATCAGATTCGATCGAACGATATATCGAAGGGCTGGATGGTTGTATTCAGCATGATGGTCGTAAGGTGCCGTTTATCGCGCTTCCGACAACTTCGGGTACGGGAAGCGAAGCGACAAATAACGCTGTTATCAGTAAGGTTGGAGTCGATGGGTACAAGCGTTCTCTTCGCCACCCTGAATTCGTTCCGGAGATTGCGCTTGTCGATCCGGAACTTATGCTTGGCGCGCCTGCAGGTCTGACTGCCGCATCCGGCATGGATGCAGGAACACAACTTATAGAGGCTTTTGTTTCTCCGGGTTCCTGCCGGTTTACCGATGTTGTCGCATGGAGCGGTCTTGAACATTTCAATCGTTCGTTTCTTCGGGCCTGCACTGATGGAGCCGGAGATATTGAGGTCAGATCCGCTATGGCATATGCGGCGTTGATGTCGGGAATTGCTCTTGCAAACGCAGGGCTTGGGATCGTTCACGGATTTGCATCTTCGGTTGGCGGATACTGCGATATAGCTCATGGTGTTCTTTGCGCGACTCTTCTCGCCTCAGCCACAAAAGAAAATATTCTGCAATTACGCCAGACGGGGGATAACCCTGAAGCGCTCACTAAATATGCGGCAATTGGCAGATTGTTCTCCGGTTGCGAAAATCTGTCGCAGGATGGAGCTTGTGATGCGCTGGTTGATACGTTGCTGAGTTGGCAGGAGCAGCTTGATTTTCCTCGTCTTTCTTCTTATGGATTGAGATCCAGTGACCTTGAATCCATCGCCAGTCGGACACGAAGCAAAAACAATGCAGTGGAGCTGCATCGCGATCAGTATATGAGCATATTGCGAGCACGCTTATAG
- a CDS encoding WG repeat-containing protein translates to MNDIQQRLRAALLFPLVFAAIWLNGCSREQGGRQEIRSEGVRAVAAESLHVAFSGGKFGYIDPSGTMVITPRFDIAYVFRDGVAPVRVGEKWGYIDASGSYIIEPQYTQVTPFKKGYARVHDGDKQIYIRKDGSQLGSLKFDFGYHFSEDMAFIALDGKYGTIDTTGAIVIEPQYEQGYFFSHGLGMVKIDGRYGYIDKAGNQIVPPLYTEADNFWGSRAKVKVGNLWGFIDTTGAMVIKPRFDDAWSFIENMARVRNNGLWGYIDTTGTEVIACRYDKAENFSGGYARVSKRGKWGFVDKNGREVVPVTYSEVKPFSEGTAPVRVATRWGYVDTVGTMVIEPRYVQAESFHNGLARVSLKGSQAYIDPDGNVVWSEKPIR, encoded by the coding sequence ATGAATGATATACAACAACGGTTACGTGCTGCATTGTTATTCCCGTTGGTGTTTGCCGCCATATGGCTGAACGGTTGCAGCAGGGAGCAGGGAGGGCGGCAGGAAATCCGGTCCGAAGGGGTTCGTGCTGTGGCGGCAGAATCTCTGCATGTGGCTTTTAGCGGAGGCAAATTCGGTTATATCGATCCTTCCGGTACTATGGTGATCACTCCCCGGTTTGACATTGCCTATGTTTTCCGTGACGGGGTTGCCCCGGTCAGAGTTGGTGAAAAATGGGGTTACATCGACGCTTCGGGCAGCTATATTATCGAACCGCAGTACACTCAGGTGACTCCGTTCAAGAAAGGGTATGCCCGGGTTCATGACGGTGATAAACAGATCTATATCCGCAAGGATGGTTCCCAATTGGGGTCGTTGAAATTTGATTTCGGTTATCATTTTTCAGAAGATATGGCCTTTATCGCTCTTGATGGAAAATACGGGACAATCGATACGACCGGTGCTATTGTGATCGAGCCGCAGTATGAACAGGGTTATTTCTTTTCCCACGGGCTTGGTATGGTCAAGATAGATGGCCGTTATGGTTATATCGATAAAGCGGGTAATCAGATTGTTCCTCCGCTCTACACCGAAGCGGATAATTTCTGGGGGAGCAGGGCAAAGGTCAAGGTTGGCAATCTCTGGGGTTTTATCGATACCACGGGAGCTATGGTTATCAAGCCCCGGTTTGATGATGCCTGGAGTTTTATTGAAAATATGGCAAGGGTCAGGAACAATGGGCTTTGGGGCTATATCGATACAACGGGTACCGAGGTTATTGCATGCAGATATGACAAGGCTGAGAATTTTTCCGGTGGTTATGCACGCGTTTCCAAACGCGGAAAATGGGGCTTTGTTGACAAGAACGGACGGGAAGTCGTTCCAGTTACATACAGTGAGGTGAAACCTTTCAGCGAGGGCACGGCTCCTGTTCGCGTCGCGACACGATGGGGGTATGTCGATACGGTTGGGACAATGGTGATCGAGCCCCGTTATGTTCAGGCAGAGAGCTTTCATAATGGGCTTGCCCGTGTCAGCCTGAAAGGCTCCCAAGCCTATATAGATCCGGACGGCAACGTTGTCTGGAGCGAAAAACCTATTCGATAA
- a CDS encoding DUF134 domain-containing protein, translated as MENNRAGRPKSCRRVKEMPKVRCFKPQGIPGIKLEEMVLSVDEMESLRLADLEGLYQSEAARRMDVSRQTFGRIIDSAHRKVADAIIHGKSIVIEGGVVMKREEQVHNAKPGCVCQHCGHEESHRSGLPCRDMICPECGHHMIRKGGCGTGQEDI; from the coding sequence ATGGAAAACAACAGGGCCGGGCGACCAAAAAGCTGTAGAAGAGTGAAGGAGATGCCCAAAGTACGGTGTTTCAAGCCCCAGGGGATCCCCGGAATCAAGCTTGAGGAGATGGTGCTGAGCGTTGATGAGATGGAATCGCTGCGACTGGCTGATCTTGAAGGCTTATATCAGTCAGAGGCGGCTCGGAGGATGGATGTTTCCCGACAGACGTTCGGACGGATTATCGATTCAGCACATCGTAAGGTTGCTGACGCGATCATTCATGGAAAATCAATTGTTATCGAAGGAGGTGTGGTGATGAAAAGAGAAGAACAGGTCCATAATGCTAAGCCAGGTTGTGTCTGCCAGCATTGCGGCCATGAGGAATCGCACAGGAGCGGACTTCCCTGCAGGGATATGATTTGCCCTGAATGCGGACATCATATGATTCGAAAGGGCGGATGCGGTACTGGACAGGAGGATATATGA
- a CDS encoding SLAC1 anion channel family protein translates to MSNNAVSPSHETPLRLQNFHITFFAIVLGMAGFSLAVQKVGGQNGTGLLPILETPATVLLYITIALFALVALIYLLKIVKYPSSLRKEFNHPVKINFFPLIAKIFLVLSVAYLDRDMQISFYLWSIGAVLQFIASIAIISIWIRHTHFKIEQMTPGWFIPIVGSLIVPIAGVPHGFIEISWFFFSVGLIFWIALFTIVMYRMFFHAPIPDRLLPTLFILFAPPAIAFIAYVKLAGLMGHDGAGLDAFARILYYFSLFMFILILFKVQILAKINFFLSWWAYSFPLAAKTLATIVMLHMTHSLFYKNLALFELGLLALVIVILIVVTINAIAKGEICVED, encoded by the coding sequence ATGAGTAATAACGCGGTTTCACCTTCGCATGAAACACCGTTACGTTTGCAGAATTTTCATATTACGTTTTTTGCAATCGTGCTGGGTATGGCGGGTTTTTCCCTCGCCGTTCAGAAAGTAGGCGGTCAGAACGGGACGGGGCTTCTGCCGATCCTTGAGACACCTGCAACGGTCCTTCTTTATATTACGATCGCTCTTTTCGCTCTGGTTGCGCTGATCTATCTGCTGAAGATCGTCAAGTATCCTTCTTCTCTCAGAAAGGAGTTCAATCATCCGGTCAAGATCAATTTTTTCCCTCTGATCGCTAAAATTTTTCTTGTGCTCAGCGTAGCATATCTGGACCGCGATATGCAGATTTCTTTCTATCTCTGGTCGATAGGCGCCGTTCTTCAGTTCATAGCCTCTATAGCTATTATTTCTATCTGGATCCGTCATACTCATTTCAAGATCGAGCAGATGACTCCCGGCTGGTTTATTCCGATCGTCGGATCGCTTATCGTTCCCATTGCCGGTGTTCCTCATGGTTTTATTGAGATCTCATGGTTTTTCTTTTCGGTCGGCCTGATTTTCTGGATCGCTTTGTTTACCATCGTGATGTATCGCATGTTTTTCCATGCACCTATTCCGGACAGGCTCCTGCCTACGCTTTTCATTCTCTTTGCACCACCTGCCATTGCATTTATTGCATATGTTAAACTTGCTGGACTTATGGGACATGACGGAGCAGGTCTCGATGCATTTGCCAGGATTTTGTATTACTTCTCGCTCTTCATGTTTATTCTGATTCTTTTCAAGGTTCAGATTCTGGCAAAAATCAACTTTTTCCTTTCCTGGTGGGCGTATTCCTTCCCATTGGCTGCCAAAACCCTGGCAACCATTGTGATGCTCCATATGACCCACAGTCTGTTCTATAAAAATCTCGCATTGTTTGAGCTCGGCCTGCTGGCACTGGTTATCGTTATTTTAATCGTCGTGACGATCAATGCGATTGCTAAAGGCGAGATATGCGTTGAAGACTGA
- a CDS encoding OsmC family protein: MSSMVITSGGGKKVNAEYRGFTIETDQSVKNGGEASAPEPFTLFLASIGTCAGIYVYSFCEQRGIPSENIRLVQHHFKKEDGRGIGKITIDIEVPPDFPEKYYDALVKSANLCAVKKHIQDAPEFEVMTRVRQS; this comes from the coding sequence ATGAGTTCGATGGTCATTACATCCGGGGGCGGGAAAAAGGTCAATGCGGAATACCGTGGTTTCACCATTGAAACAGACCAGTCCGTGAAAAATGGAGGGGAGGCTTCGGCTCCCGAGCCTTTTACGCTGTTTCTCGCGTCAATCGGAACGTGTGCAGGCATCTATGTGTATTCATTCTGTGAACAGCGGGGGATTCCATCTGAGAACATTCGTCTTGTCCAGCACCATTTCAAAAAAGAGGATGGTCGAGGTATCGGTAAAATTACGATTGACATTGAAGTTCCTCCTGATTTCCCCGAAAAATATTACGATGCTCTTGTCAAGTCAGCCAATCTCTGTGCTGTGAAAAAGCATATTCAGGATGCTCCCGAGTTTGAAGTGATGACGAGAGTTCGTCAATCTTGA
- the cobS gene encoding adenosylcobinamide-GDP ribazoletransferase, translating to MLDGLVTAMRTLTVLSVPGKDADEFSRSLYWFPLVGLLLGLLQAALAWIGMVSQIPEFSALLVLLSGVLLTRAIHADGLADLADGFFGGKTRESRLRIMKDPAVGSFGVIALILLFLFKWIALTRIVAHGQYEWIVSGIVLARFVQVVLASVMTYAREGEGTACRFVAGAGGWHVVVAALFSLLILVLVMKMQRLPIVVALLATAVSGSLTGMLAAKKIHGVTGDVLGASSEMTEALVWCSALLLLFY from the coding sequence ATGCTCGACGGTCTTGTCACTGCTATGCGGACTCTCACTGTTCTTTCTGTGCCCGGAAAAGATGCAGACGAGTTCAGTCGTTCCCTCTACTGGTTTCCTCTGGTTGGTCTTTTGCTTGGTCTGCTGCAGGCTGCATTGGCATGGATCGGGATGGTGTCGCAAATACCGGAATTTTCTGCGCTGCTCGTGCTCCTCTCGGGGGTTCTTCTGACCAGAGCGATTCACGCTGACGGCCTTGCTGATCTTGCAGATGGTTTTTTCGGCGGAAAAACCAGGGAGTCCCGGTTGCGTATTATGAAAGACCCGGCAGTCGGATCATTTGGCGTTATCGCCCTGATTCTGCTTTTTCTTTTTAAGTGGATTGCGCTTACCCGTATTGTGGCTCATGGGCAGTATGAGTGGATTGTCAGCGGTATCGTGCTCGCTCGTTTTGTGCAGGTCGTTCTTGCATCCGTCATGACATATGCGCGAGAGGGGGAGGGAACGGCTTGCCGATTCGTTGCCGGTGCCGGTGGCTGGCATGTGGTTGTTGCTGCTCTGTTTTCTCTGCTCATTCTTGTGCTGGTCATGAAGATGCAACGCCTGCCAATCGTCGTCGCTCTTCTTGCGACCGCTGTCTCCGGTTCACTTACCGGTATGCTTGCGGCTAAAAAAATTCACGGGGTCACCGGAGATGTTTTAGGTGCATCAAGCGAGATGACAGAAGCGCTTGTCTGGTGTTCAGCCCTCCTTCTGCTGTTCTACTGA
- a CDS encoding alpha/beta fold hydrolase: MREESFDQSVRRLKDDDSRFVACNGFDVHYKLLGSGSPPLVVLLHGSFLSIRSWREVIGPLSRTATVLAFDRPAFGLTSRPVPSPQSEVQYSPEAQSDLIVALMKKLGFDKAILVGNSTGGTLAMLTALRYPQHVQGIVLAGAMIYSGYATSQMPPFMKPFMKALTPAFSRLMKALITRLYDRNIRGFWHVKERLDDATLAAFRQDLMIGDWSRGFWELFLETHHLHLDERLKTLSIPSLVVTGEQDLTINTEESLRLANELPGAALEVIPDCGHLPQEEAPEAFVAVVESFIGRVRS; this comes from the coding sequence ATGAGAGAAGAATCTTTTGATCAGTCAGTACGGCGGCTCAAGGATGACGACAGCCGTTTTGTTGCCTGCAACGGTTTTGATGTCCATTACAAACTTCTGGGGTCGGGCAGCCCCCCTCTTGTAGTGCTTCTGCATGGCAGTTTTCTCAGTATTCGTTCCTGGAGGGAGGTCATCGGGCCGCTTTCGCGTACAGCAACCGTTCTTGCATTCGATCGTCCCGCATTTGGTCTGACCTCCCGTCCGGTGCCATCGCCTCAATCAGAGGTGCAATACAGTCCCGAAGCGCAAAGTGATCTTATCGTTGCCCTGATGAAGAAGCTGGGTTTCGACAAAGCTATTCTTGTCGGCAATTCAACCGGAGGAACACTTGCGATGCTGACGGCGCTTCGCTATCCTCAGCATGTGCAGGGTATTGTGCTTGCAGGAGCGATGATTTACAGTGGTTATGCGACCAGCCAAATGCCTCCTTTTATGAAACCGTTCATGAAAGCTCTGACCCCGGCTTTTTCGCGTTTGATGAAGGCGCTGATTACCAGGCTTTACGACCGCAATATCCGGGGATTCTGGCATGTCAAGGAGCGTCTTGACGATGCTACGCTTGCTGCTTTCCGCCAGGATCTGATGATTGGCGACTGGTCCCGCGGTTTCTGGGAGCTGTTTCTTGAAACACATCACCTTCATCTCGATGAGCGATTGAAAACCCTTTCGATTCCATCCCTTGTCGTGACAGGAGAGCAGGATCTTACCATAAACACAGAAGAGAGCCTTCGTCTTGCCAATGAATTGCCCGGCGCTGCATTAGAGGTGATTCCCGATTGCGGACACCTTCCTCAGGAAGAGGCTCCTGAAGCTTTTGTTGCCGTCGTCGAATCCTTTATCGGGAGGGTCCGCTCATAA
- the cobT gene encoding nicotinate-nucleotide--dimethylbenzimidazole phosphoribosyltransferase translates to MIEQFQQVLASVKSVDMSLTKEVQAHLDDLTKPRGSLGRLEEIAMKYVLATGSLRPELRKKKVFCFAADHGVAVEGVSAFPAEVTPQMVYNMLAGGAAINVLSRHAGADLDVVDMGVHHDFVEHPSLRICKVRHGSSNMAEGPAMTMDETLQAIMTGVSLAHEARKEGYDLLATGEMGIANTTPATALYASMLDLPVEMITGRGTGIDDAVLQHKISVIKRALDVNSASLSTPLEQLAALGGFEIAGICGLILGAASVGMPVVVDGFISSAGAVAALKLSCRVSDYLFFSHLSNEQGHKAIMNRLGARPILDLDLRLGEGTGAALAMQVVEASVKLYNEMATFSSASVSGKSV, encoded by the coding sequence ATGATAGAGCAGTTTCAGCAGGTTCTTGCTTCGGTGAAATCTGTAGATATGTCATTGACAAAAGAGGTGCAGGCTCATCTTGATGATCTTACAAAGCCCCGTGGCAGTCTGGGCCGTCTGGAGGAGATTGCAATGAAGTACGTTCTTGCAACAGGAAGCCTGCGGCCGGAGCTGAGAAAGAAAAAGGTTTTTTGCTTTGCGGCGGATCATGGTGTGGCCGTAGAGGGTGTATCGGCGTTTCCGGCTGAAGTGACTCCGCAGATGGTCTATAATATGCTTGCCGGCGGTGCGGCGATCAATGTGCTCTCACGCCATGCCGGTGCGGATCTCGATGTGGTTGATATGGGCGTTCATCATGATTTCGTCGAGCATCCTTCTTTGCGCATATGCAAAGTGCGTCATGGGTCGTCCAACATGGCAGAAGGCCCTGCGATGACAATGGATGAAACGCTGCAGGCCATCATGACTGGCGTCAGTCTTGCACATGAAGCCCGCAAGGAGGGCTATGACCTTCTGGCTACCGGTGAAATGGGTATTGCCAATACGACTCCGGCTACGGCACTGTATGCTTCGATGCTTGACCTTCCTGTTGAAATGATCACCGGGCGCGGGACTGGAATTGACGATGCTGTTCTGCAACACAAGATCAGCGTTATTAAGAGGGCTCTGGATGTCAACAGTGCTTCGCTTTCTACTCCGCTTGAACAACTGGCTGCTTTGGGTGGTTTTGAAATCGCCGGTATCTGTGGCCTTATTCTTGGGGCTGCTTCGGTGGGAATGCCTGTTGTTGTCGACGGCTTTATTTCTTCTGCCGGCGCTGTTGCTGCTCTCAAGCTTTCATGCAGGGTAAGTGATTATCTTTTCTTCAGTCACTTATCCAATGAGCAGGGCCATAAGGCCATCATGAACCGCCTCGGGGCAAGACCGATCCTGGATCTTGATCTTCGCCTGGGAGAGGGGACAGGAGCTGCGCTTGCCATGCAGGTTGTCGAGGCTTCTGTAAAACTGTACAATGAAATGGCGACGTTCAGTTCCGCCAGTGTTTCGGGAAAATCAGTGTGA
- the cobU gene encoding bifunctional adenosylcobinamide kinase/adenosylcobinamide-phosphate guanylyltransferase — protein MNDVIYVTGGARSGKSSFALKKALGYPGRAFLATAEPFDDEMVDRIGKHRLERGDSFVTYEEPVNIDTVIASMPSSVDVVLVDCLTVWAGNLMHRDDSDRAIFRAVDRLLEVLQAPPCTVILVSNEVGMGIVPENAMARRFRDIAGMINQKVAAVATEAYLLCSGLPVCLKKRDQ, from the coding sequence ATGAACGATGTAATTTATGTTACCGGTGGAGCGAGAAGCGGAAAAAGCTCTTTTGCGCTCAAAAAGGCGTTAGGCTATCCGGGCCGGGCATTTCTGGCAACTGCTGAGCCGTTTGATGATGAGATGGTTGATCGCATAGGCAAACATCGTCTTGAAAGAGGCGATAGCTTCGTGACCTATGAAGAACCGGTGAACATCGATACTGTCATTGCTTCCATGCCCTCGTCTGTCGATGTTGTTCTGGTTGATTGCCTTACCGTCTGGGCAGGGAATCTGATGCATCGCGATGATTCTGACAGGGCAATCTTTCGTGCTGTGGATCGTCTACTTGAGGTTCTTCAGGCTCCGCCTTGTACGGTTATTCTTGTTTCAAACGAAGTAGGAATGGGCATTGTCCCTGAAAATGCCATGGCGCGCCGTTTTCGCGATATTGCAGGAATGATTAATCAGAAGGTTGCTGCAGTCGCCACTGAGGCCTATCTGCTTTGCAGCGGGTTGCCTGTGTGTTTGAAGAAACGTGACCAGTGA